The genomic segment CAGTAGTAAAATGATTGAAGGATTTAACCAATTAGAAGAAAAAATTACTAATACAAATGCTTTAATTGATGATGTGTCAAATGCAGCAAATGAACAAACTATTGGTATGGCACAAATTGCTGATGCAATGGGACAGTTAGATAAGTTTACTCAAGAAAATGCCGCTATTGCAGATACAACTAACAGTATTGCTAAAGAAACAAATAGTATTGCTCAAGAAGTAGTAAATAGTGTAAGTAAAAATAACTTTGAAGGTAAAAAGTTTAGTTAGAGCCTCGCTCTAACTAAATTATAAATCTACCATTGCTTTAAAGAAAATACCACTTCTTCCAATATTCTCTACATTTACATGGAACTTCTCATTTATTCTATCATCTTCTATATACTGTTTTTTAATCTCTAAAATTAAAGGTGTAGTTTTACCAGGTATCTTAACTATATCATAAAGTTCACAGAAAAGTGCTGTTTGTGTTGAACTAATCATAGGAGGGAACTCTTCTAAAGTTTTTTCAACTTCAATCTCATACTCACTAATCTCACTTTGGTCTTTATCAAGCATATTAGCACTAAGTTTAACTTTATCAACATTATCTTTATTTACAAAACAAATAGTAGCTTTTTTATGTTTTAAAATATTTGCTAAGCTATCTTTAGGAACACCCTCTTCTTTTTGTCCAATAGCAACTATAAGTGTTGCTGGATTACTTGAAATTGGTATAAAATATGAAAATGGTGCTGCATTTACTACACCATCATCTTCTGTAACTATCCAAGCAATTGGTCTTGGAACAACAGTATCTGACATGATTTTATATCTATTTAAATCGTTCACTTCTTTATAATCAATTATCATTTATATTCCTCTATTTTTAATAATTTTTATAATATAAAAATCTGTTTATAAAGAGCTTAAAATCAATATTTTATCTTATGTTAAATTCAATACAATTTGATATAATCCAGTTAAAAAAGGTTAAAAAAAAATGAATAATGTAATAGATATTTTTAAAGAGATAACAGCCTTAAATAGATGCAGTGGAAACTACGAAGATTTTATTTCTTATGTAAAAAGCTTTAGCCAAAAGTATAATTATGAATGTTTAGTGGATAATTATAATAATATTTTATGTAAAAAACAAAACTCAAAAGCAACTTTATGTATGCAAAATCATTATGATATAGTTTGTTTAATTGATAATAATATTCCAAAAATTATTGAAGAAGATGGATTTTTTAAAGCGGATAATTCTACCCTTGGAGCAGATAATGGAATTGGTTGTTCATACATGCTAAGTTTAATGTCACAAGGATATGATTGTGAGTTTTTATTTACAAGTGATGAAGAGATTGGGCTTATTGGAGCTAACAATTTAGAGCATAAATTAAACGCAAAATATATGTTAAATATCGATAGTGAAGAAGAAGGTGAAATCTGTATTGGATGTGCAGGTGGAGTTGATATTTTTGGAAAAAACTATAATAAAGAGATTATAAAAAACAGTGATAATTATCAGTTATATGAAGTAAAAATATCAAATCTTCCAGGTGGTCACAGTGGAGTAAATATTCATGAAAATAGACCAAACGCAATTAAGCTATTTGGTAAACTTGTAAAGGAAAATAGTGGTTTATTATTAGACATAAATGCAGGGGAAAGAATAAATTCAATTCCTGTAAATGTAAAAGCAATAGTAGCCTTTAAATCTTATCCAACAAATTATAATAAAGATTTTATTTGTATAGAAGAAATAGATACTAAAAGTGAACATTTTAATATTTGGAGTAGTGATATACTTACTTTCATTTATACATTTGCAAATGGAGTAAGAGCTTATGATGAAAAATTAAATGTAGTTTTGGACTCTATAAATCTAGCAAAAATTACTACAAATATTGATTCTATTGATATTGAATTAAGTGCAAGGTCAATGGATAACGAAAACTTAGAAACTATCAAAAAAGAGACAAGTGCTTTACTTGAAAAATTTGGTTTTGAAGTTACAACTGCTGGAAAGTATCCAGCTTGGAAACCTGATGTAAATGAGTTTACAAATGAGGTTTTAAATATTTATAAAACTTATGATTCTTCTGCTTCACTTGAAGCAATTCATGCAGGTTTAGAATGTGCTATTTTTAAAGAAAAATTTCCTCATATGAAACTAGCTTCTATAGGTCCAAATATTTTTAATCCTCATTCAAATAAAGAATCTGTAGAAATTAATTCTATACAAAAACTAGGGAAAATTGTCAAAGAAATAGCTGATAAATTTTAATATTATATATTATAAAAGAGCACAAAAGTGCTCTTTGCTTTTACTTTTATTTTTATTATTTAAGCTATAATTACACCAACAAAAAGGTGTCAAATGAACAATAAAAATGAATTACTTATTTTAAATATTATTAAATATGGACCCATTGCTTTTATTCTTTCTTTATCTCTTATTATTTCATTAACTTTATATATAAATTATAATAGTACTTTTATTGAAAAAAAAGAATTGATGGAAAAAGATTATATACAAAGAAATAAAATAGATATAAAAAATCAACTTGAAACTATATATAAATTTATCATTGAAGAACAAAAAAGAACAGAAATTAAATTAAAAAGAAATCTTAGACAAAGAGTAAATGAAGCATATAGTATTGCAATGAATATTTATAATGAAAATAAACATAGAAAAAAAGAAGTTGTTCAAAAAATGATAAAAGATGCTCTCAGAAATATTAGGTTCAATGATGGAAGAGGATATTTCTTTATTTATTCATTTGATTATGAATGTATCTTATTACCCGTTGCAAAACAGTTTGAAGGAAAAAATTTTTATAATTTTAAAGATGGTGATGGTAAATATTTAACAAGAAATATTATTAAAAGTCTTGAAGATAAAAATGAAAGTTTTTTAAAATGGTCTTATCATAAACCTGATGATATGAAAAACCAATATGAAAAAATAGGTTTTAATAAAAGATTTAAACCTTACAATTGGTATATAGGAACAGGCGAATATATAGAAGACTTTGAAAAAGATATTCAAAAGCAAGTTTTACAATATATTGAAAATCAGCAACTTAGTGATAAAAACTATATATTTATTGTAGATTATGATTCTAATTATTTAACACATAAAGATAAAAACTTAATTGGAAAAAATGTAGTTGAACTTTATGATAAAAAAGCATACAAAATCGTGGAAAATATAATAAATACTGCAAGAAAAAAAGGAACTGCATATTTAGATTACACACATATTAGACCTAAAACTAATAAAGAAGCCACTAAAACTAGTTATATTAAAGATGTTCCAAATTGGAAATGGGTTATGGGAATGGGCTTTTATCAAGAAGATGTTAATAAACTAATTGCTATACAAAAGGATATTTTAGATAAAAAATTTGAAGAAGACCTTT from the Arcobacter sp. CECT 8983 genome contains:
- a CDS encoding cache domain-containing protein encodes the protein MNNKNELLILNIIKYGPIAFILSLSLIISLTLYINYNSTFIEKKELMEKDYIQRNKIDIKNQLETIYKFIIEEQKRTEIKLKRNLRQRVNEAYSIAMNIYNENKHRKKEVVQKMIKDALRNIRFNDGRGYFFIYSFDYECILLPVAKQFEGKNFYNFKDGDGKYLTRNIIKSLEDKNESFLKWSYHKPDDMKNQYEKIGFNKRFKPYNWYIGTGEYIEDFEKDIQKQVLQYIENQQLSDKNYIFIVDYDSNYLTHKDKNLIGKNVVELYDKKAYKIVENIINTARKKGTAYLDYTHIRPKTNKEATKTSYIKDVPNWKWVMGMGFYQEDVNKLIAIQKDILDKKFEEDLYKLLFLSLSLTTVLLILSVRISRFLEVRFTKYREQIKEHLEEITNQQNILAQQSKMAAIGTMIGNIAHQWRQPLSLISTAATGMKLKKEIGDLSDKEFNDDLEYINESTQYLSKTIDDFRNFFSTNKIKKEFTIDEAFENTFNLVNVQFKNHQIEIIKDIKDTKIYGIQTELVQVLINILNNSRDELIKIKTEQRKLILVKTFEEKEQLIIEILDNAGGIDEETLEHVFEPYFTTKGPSQGTGIGLYMSQEIIVKHMHGQILMKNSTFNYEGKDYTGVKTTIKLSINK
- a CDS encoding M20/M25/M40 family metallo-hydrolase, which translates into the protein MNNVIDIFKEITALNRCSGNYEDFISYVKSFSQKYNYECLVDNYNNILCKKQNSKATLCMQNHYDIVCLIDNNIPKIIEEDGFFKADNSTLGADNGIGCSYMLSLMSQGYDCEFLFTSDEEIGLIGANNLEHKLNAKYMLNIDSEEEGEICIGCAGGVDIFGKNYNKEIIKNSDNYQLYEVKISNLPGGHSGVNIHENRPNAIKLFGKLVKENSGLLLDINAGERINSIPVNVKAIVAFKSYPTNYNKDFICIEEIDTKSEHFNIWSSDILTFIYTFANGVRAYDEKLNVVLDSINLAKITTNIDSIDIELSARSMDNENLETIKKETSALLEKFGFEVTTAGKYPAWKPDVNEFTNEVLNIYKTYDSSASLEAIHAGLECAIFKEKFPHMKLASIGPNIFNPHSNKESVEINSIQKLGKIVKEIADKF
- a CDS encoding flavin reductase family protein, which codes for MIIDYKEVNDLNRYKIMSDTVVPRPIAWIVTEDDGVVNAAPFSYFIPISSNPATLIVAIGQKEEGVPKDSLANILKHKKATICFVNKDNVDKVKLSANMLDKDQSEISEYEIEVEKTLEEFPPMISSTQTALFCELYDIVKIPGKTTPLILEIKKQYIEDDRINEKFHVNVENIGRSGIFFKAMVDL